In Bradyrhizobium sp. 1(2017), one DNA window encodes the following:
- a CDS encoding SDR family NAD(P)-dependent oxidoreductase, which yields MSRLQGKTAVVTGGGTGIGLGAAKRFVDEGAFVYLFGRRQEPLDAALAQLGSSARAVRGSVTDLSDLDRLYATVKAERGGLDILFANAGTGSFAPLGEITVEHYDQIFDVNVKGLVFTVQKALPLMTKWSSIILTGSSTGVMGTPQFSIYSATKAAIRNLARSWALDLRGTGIRVNVLSPGPTKTELALEVVGEEAFDTLGSATPIGRVGDPSETGAVAAFLASSDSSFMTGGEVFVDGGLAQA from the coding sequence ATGAGCAGACTACAAGGCAAGACGGCGGTGGTGACGGGTGGTGGAACCGGCATTGGGCTTGGCGCCGCCAAACGGTTCGTCGACGAAGGCGCGTTCGTCTACCTCTTCGGACGACGGCAGGAGCCGCTCGACGCCGCCCTCGCGCAGCTGGGATCCTCGGCGCGCGCGGTCAGGGGATCGGTCACCGATCTGTCCGACCTCGACCGACTGTATGCGACGGTGAAAGCCGAACGCGGCGGGCTCGACATCCTTTTCGCCAACGCCGGGACCGGGTCATTTGCACCGCTCGGCGAGATCACGGTCGAACACTACGATCAGATCTTCGACGTCAATGTGAAGGGGCTGGTGTTCACCGTGCAGAAAGCCCTGCCGCTGATGACGAAGTGGTCGTCGATCATCCTGACCGGCTCGAGCACGGGCGTGATGGGGACGCCGCAGTTCAGCATCTACAGCGCGACGAAGGCTGCGATCCGCAATCTGGCGCGCAGCTGGGCGCTGGACCTGCGCGGCACCGGCATCCGCGTCAATGTGCTGTCTCCGGGACCGACCAAGACGGAGCTCGCGCTGGAGGTCGTCGGCGAGGAAGCATTCGATACGCTCGGAAGCGCGACGCCGATCGGGCGTGTGGGCGATCCGAGCGAGACGGGAGCGGTGGCTGCGTTCCTGGCGTCGTCAGACAGCAGCTTCATGACCGGCGGCGAGGTTTTCGTCGACGGAGGTCTCGCGCAGGCCTGA
- a CDS encoding haloacid dehalogenase type II has translation MSIKAVVFDAYGTLYDIQSVAEITEDAFPGYGEIITQVWRIKQLEYSWLRSLMRRYQDFAVVTRDSLAYTLRMLGLAYDNDAFERVIEKYLHLDLYPDATAALAALKPRKLAILSNGSPDMLDALVRNSGLDALLDATISVDAKKVFKPSPEAYELIGEMLGTQPSEVLFVSSNPWDAAGAKSFGLQVAWIERVTPEAMALACVENELVAPLTMFRAIRTQMDELGFVPDHRIRALSELPGIA, from the coding sequence ATGAGCATCAAAGCCGTCGTCTTCGACGCCTACGGGACGCTCTACGACATCCAGTCGGTCGCCGAGATCACCGAGGATGCGTTTCCGGGCTATGGCGAGATCATCACGCAGGTGTGGCGCATCAAGCAGCTCGAATACAGCTGGCTGCGCTCGCTGATGCGGCGTTACCAGGACTTTGCCGTCGTTACCCGCGACTCGCTCGCCTATACGCTGCGCATGCTGGGGCTCGCGTACGACAACGACGCATTCGAGCGCGTGATCGAGAAATATCTGCACCTCGATCTCTATCCGGACGCGACAGCGGCGCTGGCGGCCTTGAAGCCGCGAAAGCTCGCCATCCTCTCCAACGGCAGTCCGGACATGCTCGATGCGCTCGTGCGCAATTCCGGCCTCGACGCCCTGCTCGATGCCACCATCAGCGTCGATGCGAAGAAGGTCTTCAAGCCGAGCCCGGAGGCCTATGAGCTGATCGGCGAGATGCTCGGCACCCAGCCGAGCGAGGTTCTGTTTGTCTCCTCGAATCCCTGGGACGCAGCCGGGGCGAAATCGTTCGGGCTGCAGGTTGCCTGGATCGAGCGGGTGACGCCCGAGGCCATGGCGCTGGCTTGCGTCGAGAACGAACTCGTGGCACCGCTGACGATGTTCAGGGCGATCCGCACCCAGATGGACGAGCTCGGCTTCGTGCCGGATCATCGCATCCGCGCGCTTTCAGAGCTGCCGGGCATCGCTTGA
- a CDS encoding glutathione S-transferase N-terminal domain-containing protein, producing MILYYHPGGCSLADHIALIEAGLPYELVKVERGKRTEDGRDFMTINPKGFIPALELDDGSVLTENLAILDYIAHQAGALLPSDGLGRWRALEATSFMTTEFHGNFRPFFHADATHAERAKARKLLVKHFATIAGQLGARPFLVGDRMTIADPYLVVMLMWAEKNEIEVPKRLDDYLAHMKTIPSVAKALADEGLV from the coding sequence ATGATCCTCTATTACCATCCCGGAGGCTGTAGCTTGGCTGATCACATCGCGCTGATCGAGGCAGGCCTTCCATACGAACTCGTTAAGGTCGAACGGGGCAAACGGACCGAGGATGGGCGTGACTTCATGACGATCAATCCGAAGGGGTTCATTCCCGCCCTGGAACTCGACGATGGGAGTGTCCTTACCGAAAATCTCGCCATTCTTGACTATATCGCCCACCAAGCGGGGGCCCTGCTTCCCAGCGACGGTCTCGGCCGTTGGCGTGCACTCGAAGCCACGTCCTTCATGACCACCGAATTCCATGGCAATTTCAGGCCCTTTTTCCACGCTGACGCGACCCATGCGGAAAGGGCCAAGGCGCGAAAGTTGCTGGTCAAGCATTTCGCCACGATCGCCGGCCAGCTTGGCGCTAGGCCGTTTCTGGTGGGCGATCGAATGACGATCGCAGACCCATACCTTGTCGTGATGCTGATGTGGGCTGAGAAGAACGAGATCGAGGTGCCGAAGCGGCTCGACGACTATCTCGCGCACATGAAGACGATTCCTTCGGTCGCCAAAGCGCTCGCAGATGAAGGGCTCGTCTGA
- the ykgO gene encoding type B 50S ribosomal protein L36, with protein sequence MKVRNSLKSLRGRHRANRLVRRKGRVYVINKVQRRFKARQG encoded by the coding sequence ATGAAGGTCCGTAACTCGCTGAAATCGCTGCGCGGTCGCCATCGCGCCAACCGCCTGGTCCGCCGCAAGGGCCGGGTCTATGTGATCAACAAGGTGCAGCGCCGCTTCAAGGCGCGCCAGGGCTGA
- a CDS encoding amidohydrolase family protein, with amino-acid sequence MPKLKLPNIDDVVAIDIHTHAEEPCGTHPDDGYDDFQAQMAEYFKSPHKHPPTVPETAAYYRSKNIAAVIFPVDAERETGFRRYKNEEMLEIASDHLDVLIPFVSIDPHKGKLGVREARKLIEEYGVRGFKFHPTMQGFYANDRMAYPLYEEINNGGAIALFHTGQTGVGSGMPGGMGMRLKYSNPMYMDDVAADFPDLKIILAHPSFPWQEEALSVATHKPNVYIDLSGWSPKYFPPILVRYINSILQDKMLFGSDWPVITPDRWLSDFAKIEIRDEIRPKVLKANARKLLGI; translated from the coding sequence ATGCCGAAGCTGAAGCTGCCGAACATCGACGATGTCGTCGCCATCGACATCCACACCCATGCCGAGGAGCCCTGCGGCACCCATCCGGACGACGGCTATGACGACTTCCAGGCGCAGATGGCGGAGTATTTCAAGTCACCGCACAAGCATCCGCCGACCGTGCCGGAGACCGCCGCCTACTATCGCTCCAAGAACATCGCCGCGGTGATCTTCCCTGTCGATGCCGAGCGCGAGACCGGCTTCCGCCGCTACAAGAACGAGGAGATGCTGGAGATCGCCTCCGACCATCTCGACGTCCTCATCCCCTTCGTCTCGATCGACCCGCACAAGGGCAAGCTCGGCGTGCGCGAAGCGCGCAAGCTGATCGAGGAATACGGCGTGCGCGGCTTCAAATTCCACCCGACCATGCAGGGCTTCTACGCCAACGACCGCATGGCCTATCCGCTCTACGAAGAGATCAACAATGGCGGCGCGATCGCGCTGTTCCACACCGGCCAGACCGGCGTCGGCTCGGGCATGCCCGGCGGCATGGGCATGCGGCTGAAATATTCCAACCCGATGTACATGGACGACGTCGCGGCCGATTTCCCCGACCTCAAGATCATCCTCGCCCACCCCTCCTTCCCCTGGCAGGAAGAAGCGCTGTCGGTCGCAACCCACAAGCCGAACGTCTATATCGACCTCTCCGGCTGGTCGCCGAAGTATTTCCCGCCGATCCTGGTGCGCTACATCAACTCGATTCTTCAGGACAAGATGCTGTTCGGCTCGGACTGGCCGGTAATCACGCCGGACCGCTGGCTGTCGGATTTCGCCAAGATCGAGATCCGCGACGAGATCCGGCCGAAGGTGCTCAAGGCCAACGCGCGCAAGCTGCTGGGGATCTGA
- a CDS encoding YbaK/EbsC family protein: MSLQSVRDFFAEKAPDITVIESPISSATVPLAAEAYGVEPGRIAKTLSLRIGERVILIVASGTSRMDNKKVKAQFGGKPKMLGLEEVADITGHEVGGVCPFGLKAPLPIYCDVSLKAFDVVVPAAGSTHSAVRITPDRMAELTAAEWVDVCEIRP; the protein is encoded by the coding sequence ATGAGCCTTCAATCCGTTCGCGATTTCTTCGCCGAGAAAGCCCCCGACATCACGGTCATCGAATCCCCGATCAGTTCCGCCACCGTGCCGCTGGCTGCCGAAGCCTATGGGGTCGAGCCCGGCCGGATCGCCAAGACGCTGTCCTTGCGCATCGGCGAGCGCGTGATCCTGATCGTCGCGAGCGGCACGTCGCGCATGGACAACAAGAAGGTGAAGGCGCAATTCGGCGGCAAGCCGAAGATGCTGGGGCTGGAGGAGGTCGCCGATATCACCGGCCACGAGGTCGGCGGCGTCTGCCCGTTCGGCCTGAAGGCACCGCTGCCGATCTATTGCGACGTCTCATTGAAGGCGTTCGACGTCGTGGTGCCGGCCGCGGGCTCGACCCACAGCGCGGTGCGCATCACGCCGGATCGGATGGCCGAGCTGACCGCGGCCGAATGGGTCGATGTCTGCGAGATCAGACCGTAA
- a CDS encoding alpha/beta hydrolase fold domain-containing protein produces MSRESQSHKQFSDGYFLTKELIDWFWSAYVPTGVDRTHPRLSPLLANDFKGLPPAFVLTAGYDPLRDEGRAYAERLIDAGVKTTYVNYPGTIHGCFSLTRFLSQGLKANEEAAAVMGAFFGT; encoded by the coding sequence TTGAGCCGCGAGAGTCAATCACACAAGCAGTTCTCCGACGGCTACTTCCTGACCAAGGAACTGATCGATTGGTTCTGGAGCGCCTATGTGCCGACCGGCGTTGATCGGACCCACCCCAGGCTTTCGCCGCTGCTAGCCAACGACTTCAAGGGCCTGCCGCCCGCCTTCGTGCTGACGGCCGGCTACGACCCGCTACGCGACGAGGGCCGCGCCTACGCCGAGCGGCTGATCGATGCCGGTGTGAAAACGACCTACGTGAACTATCCGGGCACTATCCACGGCTGTTTCTCGCTGACAAGGTTCCTCAGCCAGGGGCTGAAGGCCAACGAAGAAGCGGCGGCGGTGATGGGAGCCTTCTTCGGGACCTAG
- a CDS encoding winged helix-turn-helix transcriptional regulator: MPGFTCGLDATLRVVSGKWKPLILYFIAQDGPTRYGELRRAVRDVSDKVLIQQLKELEADGLVKRTDYKEVPPRVDYSLTPLGHSLAQALVPLCAWGTEHMAEVSRVFAERETWSRRGRPPTV, translated from the coding sequence TTGCCCGGCTTCACCTGCGGCCTGGACGCGACCCTGCGGGTCGTCTCCGGCAAGTGGAAGCCGTTGATCCTGTACTTCATCGCTCAGGACGGCCCGACCCGCTACGGCGAGCTCCGGCGCGCAGTGCGCGACGTCAGCGACAAGGTGCTGATCCAGCAACTGAAGGAGCTCGAGGCCGACGGCCTCGTGAAGCGGACCGACTACAAGGAGGTGCCGCCGCGCGTGGACTACAGCCTCACGCCTTTGGGCCACAGCCTCGCCCAGGCACTTGTGCCACTGTGCGCCTGGGGCACGGAGCACATGGCGGAGGTCAGCCGCGTCTTCGCCGAGCGGGAGACCTGGTCGCGGCGAGGACGTCCACCGACTGTCTAG